A region from the Lysobacter sp. BMK333-48F3 genome encodes:
- the corA gene encoding magnesium/cobalt transporter CorA, with product MTTPDLPQCVINAAAYGRDGKRRDIGLDEISDVLAVDDGSFVWVGLYEPDEGILDKLQEEFGLHDLAVEDAHNAHQRPKIESYGNSLFIAIHTAQKIDNRIRFGETHLFVGPRYLVTVRHGASVSYKNARARMEREPDLLEHGPGAALYSVLDSVVDNFMPIVEGFTLELNELEKDIFAEDFRKDTVQELYDLKRELTRLRMAVSPLQDILGQLARSRGGLIDEEIQLYFRDVLDHAVRINETTDTLREMLTTAVSVNLSLVTVRQGEIVKRLGAWAALLAAPTLIASWYGMNFTHMPELAGQWSYAILIGTVIAVCIVLYFGFKRAKWL from the coding sequence ATGACCACGCCCGACCTGCCCCAATGCGTCATCAACGCGGCCGCCTACGGCCGCGACGGCAAGCGCCGCGACATCGGCCTGGACGAGATCAGCGACGTGCTCGCCGTCGACGACGGCAGCTTCGTCTGGGTCGGCCTGTACGAGCCGGACGAAGGCATCCTGGACAAACTGCAGGAAGAATTCGGCCTGCACGACCTGGCGGTCGAGGACGCGCACAACGCCCACCAGCGACCGAAGATCGAGTCCTACGGCAACTCGCTGTTCATCGCCATCCATACCGCGCAGAAGATCGACAACCGGATCCGCTTCGGCGAGACCCACCTGTTCGTCGGCCCGCGCTACCTGGTCACCGTGCGCCACGGCGCCTCGGTCAGCTACAAGAACGCGCGGGCGCGGATGGAGCGCGAGCCCGACCTGCTCGAGCACGGCCCCGGCGCGGCGCTGTATTCGGTGCTCGACAGCGTGGTCGACAACTTCATGCCGATCGTCGAAGGCTTCACCCTGGAGCTCAACGAACTGGAGAAGGACATCTTCGCCGAGGATTTCCGCAAGGACACCGTGCAGGAACTGTACGACCTCAAGCGCGAACTGACCCGCCTGCGCATGGCGGTGTCGCCCTTGCAGGACATCCTGGGCCAGCTCGCGCGCTCGCGCGGCGGCCTGATCGACGAGGAAATCCAGCTGTATTTCCGCGACGTGCTCGACCATGCCGTGCGCATCAACGAAACCACCGACACCTTGCGCGAGATGCTGACCACCGCGGTCAGCGTCAACCTGTCGCTGGTGACCGTGCGCCAGGGCGAGATCGTCAAGCGCCTCGGCGCCTGGGCGGCGCTGCTGGCCGCGCCGACCCTGATCGCCAGCTGGTACGGAATGAACTTCACCCATATGCCGGAACTGGCCGGGCAGTGGAGCTACGCGATCCTGATCGGCACGGTGATCGCGGTCTGCATCGTGCTGTACTTCGGCTTCAAGCGGGCTAAGTGGTTGTAG
- a CDS encoding carbon starvation CstA family protein → MKGGLGKLGWAALAVLGAFCLGTIALRRGEHINALWIVVAAVSIYLVAYRYYSLFIANKVMQLDPTRATPAVIHNDGLDYVPTNKHVLFGHHFAAIAGAGPLVGPVLAAQMGYLPGLLWLIVGVVLAGAVQDFMVLFVSSRRNGRSLGDLVREEMGRVPGTIALFGAFLIMIIILAVLAMIVVKALAESPWGMFTVIATIPIAVLMGVYMRYIRPGKIGEISIVGLVLLLAAIWYGGKVAADPVLGPAFTFTGTQITWMLIGYGFVAAVLPVWLVLAPRDYLSTFLKIGTIVGLAIGIFIVMPDLRMPALTQFTDGNGPVWKGGLFPFLFITIACGAVSGFHALISSGTTPKLLANESHMRYIGYGGMLMESFVAIMALVAASVIDPGVYFAMNSPAALVGSDVHAVSQTISGWGFSVTPEVLEATAKDIGEHTILARAGGAPTLAVGIAQILHNVLPGENTMAFWYHFAILFEALFILTAVDAGTRAGRFMLQDLLGSFVPALRRTEAWGPNLLATAGCVALWGYFLYQGVVDPLGGINTLWPLFGIANQMLAGIALMLCTVALFKLKRDRYAWVTIVPTAWLLICTSAAGLIKIFDGNPAVGFLAQANKYSAAIAKGEVVAPAKSIEQMQQIMVNSYVNTGLTALFLFVVFSVLAYSIGAVLKARANPQRSDRESPYVALKPHEMGNI, encoded by the coding sequence ATGAAAGGTGGTCTCGGCAAATTGGGCTGGGCGGCCCTCGCAGTCCTCGGGGCGTTCTGCCTCGGCACCATCGCGCTGCGTCGCGGCGAACACATCAACGCGTTGTGGATCGTGGTCGCGGCGGTGTCGATCTATCTGGTCGCCTACCGCTACTACTCGCTGTTCATCGCCAACAAGGTGATGCAGCTCGACCCCACCCGCGCTACGCCGGCGGTGATCCACAACGACGGCCTGGACTACGTGCCGACCAACAAGCACGTGCTGTTCGGCCACCATTTCGCCGCGATCGCCGGCGCCGGCCCGCTGGTCGGCCCGGTGCTGGCGGCGCAGATGGGCTACCTGCCCGGCCTGCTGTGGCTGATCGTTGGCGTGGTGCTGGCCGGCGCGGTGCAGGACTTCATGGTCCTGTTCGTGTCCAGCCGCCGCAACGGCCGCTCGCTCGGCGACCTGGTGCGCGAGGAGATGGGCCGCGTGCCCGGCACCATCGCCCTGTTCGGCGCCTTCCTGATCATGATCATCATCCTCGCCGTGCTGGCGATGATCGTGGTCAAGGCGCTGGCCGAAAGCCCCTGGGGCATGTTCACGGTGATCGCGACGATCCCGATCGCGGTGCTGATGGGCGTGTACATGCGCTACATCCGACCGGGCAAGATCGGCGAGATCTCGATCGTGGGCCTGGTCCTGCTGCTGGCGGCGATCTGGTACGGCGGCAAGGTCGCGGCCGATCCGGTGCTGGGCCCGGCCTTCACCTTCACCGGCACCCAGATCACCTGGATGCTGATCGGCTACGGCTTCGTCGCCGCGGTGCTGCCGGTGTGGCTGGTGCTGGCGCCGCGCGACTATCTGTCGACCTTCCTCAAGATCGGCACCATCGTCGGCCTGGCCATCGGCATCTTCATCGTCATGCCCGACCTGCGCATGCCGGCGCTGACCCAGTTCACCGACGGCAACGGCCCGGTGTGGAAGGGCGGCCTGTTCCCGTTCCTGTTCATCACCATCGCCTGCGGCGCGGTGTCCGGCTTCCATGCGCTGATCTCGTCCGGCACCACGCCCAAGCTGCTCGCCAACGAGTCGCACATGCGCTACATCGGCTACGGCGGCATGCTGATGGAGTCCTTCGTCGCGATCATGGCCCTGGTCGCCGCCTCGGTGATCGACCCGGGCGTGTACTTCGCCATGAACAGCCCCGCGGCCCTGGTCGGCAGCGACGTGCACGCGGTGTCGCAGACCATCAGCGGTTGGGGCTTCAGCGTCACCCCGGAAGTGCTGGAGGCCACCGCCAAGGACATCGGCGAACACACCATCCTCGCCCGCGCCGGCGGCGCGCCGACGCTGGCGGTCGGCATCGCCCAGATCCTGCACAACGTGCTGCCGGGCGAGAACACGATGGCGTTCTGGTACCACTTCGCGATCCTGTTCGAGGCCTTGTTCATCCTCACCGCGGTCGACGCCGGCACCCGCGCCGGCCGCTTCATGCTGCAGGACCTGCTCGGCAGCTTCGTGCCGGCGCTGCGCCGCACCGAGGCCTGGGGCCCGAACCTGCTCGCCACCGCCGGCTGCGTCGCCTTGTGGGGCTACTTCCTGTACCAGGGCGTGGTCGATCCGCTCGGCGGCATCAACACCTTGTGGCCGCTGTTCGGCATCGCCAACCAGATGCTCGCCGGCATCGCCCTGATGCTGTGCACGGTGGCGCTGTTCAAGCTCAAGCGCGACCGCTACGCCTGGGTCACCATCGTGCCGACGGCGTGGCTGCTGATCTGCACCAGCGCGGCCGGCCTGATCAAGATCTTCGACGGCAATCCGGCGGTCGGTTTCCTCGCCCAGGCCAACAAGTACAGCGCCGCGATCGCCAAGGGCGAAGTGGTCGCGCCGGCCAAGAGCATCGAGCAGATGCAGCAGATCATGGTCAACAGCTACGTCAACACCGGCCTGACCGCGCTGTTCCTGTTCGTGGTGTTCAGCGTGCTGGCGTACTCGATCGGCGCCGTGCTCAAGGCCCGCGCCAACCCGCAGCGCAGCGACCGCGAGTCGCCCTACGTGGCCCTGAAGCCGCACGAAATGGGGAATATCTGA
- a CDS encoding YbdD/YjiX family protein, protein MGTALVPASQYQLYKRTWRRLVQTARLCCGVPDYDNYVRHLMEKHPERPIPDYATFFRERQQARYGGGRFGCC, encoded by the coding sequence ATGGGCACCGCACTCGTCCCGGCCAGCCAGTACCAGTTGTACAAGCGCACCTGGCGCCGCCTGGTGCAGACCGCGCGGCTGTGCTGCGGGGTGCCGGACTACGACAACTATGTCCGCCACCTGATGGAGAAGCACCCGGAGCGGCCGATCCCGGACTACGCGACCTTCTTCCGCGAACGCCAGCAGGCGCGCTACGGCGGCGGGCGGTTCGGCTGTTGCTGA
- a CDS encoding DUF819 family protein has protein sequence MQEPARTALISNDIVVLGLIAATLGLVFWTSSRETGLWKKFYTFVPALLLCYFIPGIYNTIGLVDGQNTKLYNPVASRVLLPAALVLLTLTIDLKGVLKLGPKLLAMYAVSSLSVMLGAVVAFLVMRALHPETVAGDTWGGMAALAGSWIGGGANMLAMKEIFQVDATTFGQFAVVDVGVGYVWMAVLIFLASRAEAIDARSGADTSGIEELKRRIESFQAQHQRVTSLTDLAMIVGIAFGVVGLAHALAAPLSAWFGANVSWARTVSLHEPFFWVVAISTFAGLGLSFTRARELEGAGASKIGSLLLYFLIACIGLQMDILALLDKPWLFALGLIWIAVHIAILWGVGRLLRVPLFYFAIGSQSNIGGPASAPVVASAFHPSLAPVGALLGALGYATGTGLAYVVGITLRSLAGAAPV, from the coding sequence ATGCAAGAACCCGCCCGCACGGCGCTCATCAGCAACGACATCGTCGTGCTCGGCCTGATCGCCGCCACCCTAGGCTTGGTGTTCTGGACCTCCTCGCGCGAGACCGGGTTGTGGAAGAAGTTCTACACCTTCGTCCCGGCCTTGCTGCTGTGCTACTTCATCCCCGGCATCTACAACACCATCGGCCTAGTCGACGGCCAAAACACCAAGCTCTACAACCCGGTCGCCAGCCGGGTGCTGCTGCCGGCGGCGCTGGTGTTGCTGACCCTGACCATCGATCTCAAGGGCGTGCTCAAGCTCGGTCCCAAGCTGCTGGCGATGTACGCGGTGTCCTCGCTGAGCGTGATGCTGGGCGCGGTGGTCGCGTTCCTGGTCATGCGCGCGCTGCATCCGGAAACGGTGGCCGGCGACACTTGGGGCGGCATGGCCGCGCTGGCCGGGAGCTGGATCGGCGGCGGCGCCAACATGCTGGCGATGAAGGAGATCTTCCAGGTCGACGCGACCACCTTCGGCCAGTTCGCGGTGGTCGACGTCGGCGTCGGCTATGTCTGGATGGCGGTGCTGATCTTCCTGGCCAGCCGGGCCGAGGCGATCGACGCGCGCAGCGGCGCCGACACTAGCGGCATCGAGGAACTCAAGCGCCGGATCGAGAGCTTCCAGGCCCAGCACCAGCGCGTGACCAGCCTGACCGACCTGGCGATGATCGTCGGCATCGCCTTCGGCGTGGTCGGCCTGGCCCATGCCCTGGCCGCGCCGCTGTCGGCCTGGTTCGGCGCCAACGTGTCCTGGGCGCGCACGGTCAGCCTGCACGAGCCGTTCTTCTGGGTGGTGGCGATCTCGACCTTCGCCGGCCTGGGCCTGAGCTTCACCCGCGCGCGCGAGCTGGAAGGCGCCGGCGCCTCCAAGATCGGCAGCCTGCTGCTGTATTTCCTGATCGCCTGCATCGGCCTGCAGATGGACATCCTGGCCCTGCTCGACAAGCCCTGGCTGTTCGCCCTGGGCCTGATCTGGATCGCCGTGCATATCGCGATCCTGTGGGGCGTGGGCCGCTTGCTGCGGGTGCCGCTGTTCTATTTCGCGATCGGCTCGCAGAGCAACATCGGCGGGCCGGCTTCGGCGCCGGTGGTGGCTTCGGCCTTCCATCCCTCGCTGGCGCCGGTCGGCGCCCTGCTCGGCGCGCTCGGCTACGCCACCGGCACCGGCCTGGCCTACGTGGTCGGGATCACCCTGCGCTCGCTGGCCGGCGCCGCGCCGGTCTGA
- a CDS encoding IS1595 family transposase: protein MNKKNRYYSRSKISEARFRALVRCWALDLTATSTAQLTGLSVRSVNSIFLALRRAIATECEQHSPFTGQVEVDESFFGPWRVRGKRGRGAGKKTIVFGMLKRGQHVYTQIVPNCKTATLQALIRGHIRLESEILSDCLSSYDGLVDLGYAKHWRIRHSGNHFAEGDNHINGIESFWSFAKRRLAKFNGVPKATFYLHLKECEFRFNHRHEDLYRATLKLLRSNPL from the coding sequence ATGAATAAGAAAAATAGGTACTACAGCCGTTCGAAAATCAGCGAGGCCCGATTTCGGGCCCTCGTGCGCTGCTGGGCCCTGGACCTGACCGCGACCAGCACCGCGCAACTGACCGGGTTGAGCGTGCGATCGGTCAACTCGATCTTCCTTGCCTTGCGTCGTGCCATCGCCACCGAATGCGAGCAGCATTCGCCGTTCACCGGCCAGGTGGAAGTCGACGAATCCTTCTTCGGACCGTGGCGCGTGCGCGGCAAACGCGGCCGCGGCGCCGGCAAGAAAACCATCGTCTTCGGCATGCTCAAACGCGGCCAGCACGTCTACACCCAGATCGTCCCCAACTGCAAAACCGCCACGCTTCAGGCCTTAATTCGTGGGCATATTCGCCTGGAGAGCGAAATCCTCTCCGACTGTCTGTCCAGCTACGACGGCCTGGTCGACCTGGGCTATGCCAAGCACTGGCGCATTCGCCACAGCGGCAATCATTTCGCCGAGGGCGACAACCACATCAACGGCATCGAGAGCTTCTGGAGCTTCGCCAAGCGGCGCCTGGCCAAATTCAACGGGGTGCCCAAGGCCACCTTCTACCTGCACCTGAAGGAGTGCGAGTTCCGCTTCAACCACCGCCACGAAGACCTCTACCGGGCGACCCTCAAGTTGCTACGATCCAACCCACTCTGA